CTCCTGTAATATGGGAGAGTAATTGCCTACACTTCAAGACAACTAAGACCATATGAGCAAAACTATCCGACACATGACCTCGAATTAGCTGCAGTGGTTTCGCCCTGAAAATTTAGAGACATTATTTTTATGGagccaagtgtgagattttcactgatcatcaaagcatcaaatatttgttcactcAAAAAGAACTAAATATGCAGCAGAGATGATCGATTTAACTCctgaaggattacgacttgacGATAAGCTATCATCCGGGCAAGGCAAACAAGGTAACTGACACTTTGAGTCAGAAGAATTTGGGAAAAGTAATCCTAGCGTCACTTTCAGCACAACCATGCCTCCGAGAAACGATCAAGATAATTCAAGATCAAGACCCAACTTTGGTGAAACTGAAACAACAAGCTGAAGAAGGAAAATCATCGGATCTCCAGACAGATGACAAGGGAGTTGTGTGGATGAAAGGAAGATTGTTTGTACCTGATATTGAAAATCTTCGACAGGAAGTCATGTCTGAAGCACACAAGTAAAAATTTTCAGTCCACcctggcagtaccaagatgtaaaAGGTTTGAAGAAAAGCTTCTGGTGGAGTGGAATCAAAAAGGATGTTGCAATGTTTGTCTCTAACTGTCACGTGTGCCAACAAGTCAAAGTTGAGGACCAAAACCTTGTGTCTCCGGGATTTCCAAAGGTTGAAGAAATCCTCCAAGTGACGCTAGGATTACTTTTCCCAATTTCTTCTGACTCAATGTGTCAGTTACCTTGTTTGCCTTGCCCGGATGATAGCTTATCgtcaagtcgtaatccttcagGAGTTAAATCGATCATCTCTGCTGCATATTTAGTTCTTTTTtagtgaacaaatatttgatgctttgatgatcagtgaaaatctcacacttggctCCATAAAAATAATGTCTCTAAATTTTCAAGGCGAAACCACTGCAGCTAATTCGAGGTCATGTGTCGGATAGTTTTGCTCATATGGTCTTAGTTGTCTTGAAGTGTAGGCAATTACTCTCCCATATTACAGGAGCACACATCCTAAACCTCCTCTTGAAGCATCGCTATAGATGGTGAAGTCTTTTCTTTCAGTTGGCAATACCAATATCGGAGTAGAggcaattttcttcttcaaagtatcgaagctttGCTCACATTCTTCACTCCATTGAAACTTAGAGTTCTTTTGGGTGAATTTAGTGAGGGGTATGGCTATTGAAGAGAATCCTTCAACACATTTTGATAATAACCTGCTAGTCCCAAAAAGCTTCGAATTTCTGTCACATTCTTTTGCCTCGACCAATCTATGATTGCTTCTACCTTATTATGGTCTACAAATactcctgctgctgatattatgtgtcccaagaatgtgataatttttagctagaattcacatttcttgaatttggcGTACAATTTCTTTTCTCTAAGCGTTTCGAGGGTGAGACGAAGATGTTCTTTGTTATCCCCCTCACTTGAtgaatatatcagaatatcgtcgatgaacaccacaacaaaattGCCAAGAAATGGTTTGAACACcatgttcatgagatccatgaatgcTGCCGGAGCGTTTGTTAATCCGAACGGCATTACTACGAACTCAGAGTGTCCAAACCTTATTCTGAATGTTGTCCTCGGGATATAATCTATTTTGACCTTTAGTTGGTGATAACCTGACTGAAGGATCATGTGTTGGGCACCTTGAgctgcttcaaacacaatattctatAAGAGCTGCAGTAGCTCGTGTTATAAGAATGTTTACAccaatgaattaaatcgagtttgatatCACATCAAGCAGAAAACACTCGaagtaatcattcgttaagaaacagtgatatattttatatcatgtgtaactgaataactgaataactgaactgACGGATGCTTTAACTAATAAAATCAGTTTGGAAACAgtatttaaacaattaaatacacaagatatgtttacggatgttcggagacttcaactgctcatacgtcaccccttctaccaccttgggtaggatccactagaagactttgatttatataatttatttgtacaaactcactcagcttaggacttacccaactgcctaactgaactcataGACTAGACTGAAGACAGCACCTTTCGGTCAACACTTGTTTAATGtatatgtgtcaaagactacatacacaagtttattgtctttgtgcaaaacTATATTTGAGTgctggtggtgtgtgtgtgtgtgtgtgtgtgaattgATCTCTGAGTACaacacaaaagtgttctcacacactgagggaattgTGATTCTAATCTAAGTTGATAAAACGATGAAATGTTCCCTCTAGATTGATTTCTTCTTGTAAGCTTATATGCAATATGCGTGCCATTTTTCTCTGTATCTTCACACACTTGTTGTATAttggtcttcactgatcttctatttataggcgggaAACTGATCGTATAGTGAGAATCAATAATAATATCTGTTGCAGCTTGAATGTGTTCCTTGAGATTCTGTCTCAACTTTTCCGTCATCTATGCTGAAACTTTTTGTATTTAAGTGTTGCTGAAACGTCCATTATTGTGCCTTGATTGTACAATAGCTTTTGTATCGTTGTGcgtagctggaatccacttaGATAAACTTGTCTTCATATGCATCTGCTTGAATCATAACTGATGCACATAACTGGTCATCTGAACTGatattcagttgggctggtaAAATcaattgactcgtcagttgaactaatttcactctttcagttgaattGGTCaggtgggctcttcatcagtttagCACTTCATCAGTTGGCCGGGAttttgaaggtcttctgctgaactgccTATTATCTGGACAATCAGTTGGACTGTtttttgatatatcagttgagctGATTCAGTTTAGGCAATCAGCTGACACTTTCAGTTTGCATCTTTTAGCTTCAATTTTGGCTCATTTAACTGATCAGTCTGAAGCTTGATTAGTTCCAGCTTCCTACGCATTTaggtaaatcattagaaacaaaataacaagtttagttatcatcaaaatcaagactgtgaacatgaaatgttccaacactgACCTTAAGTCGAGCTTGGAAAATATTGGAACTCctttgagttggtcaaacaGGTCATCTATCCTTGGAATCGGGTAATTATTCTTAATTGTGATCTTATTCAGTTTcttgtaatcaatacacaatctcatgcttccgtcatttttctttacaaataggatAAGCGCTCCCCACAGAGATGCGCTTGGTCGGATTCGCTTTTTATCCaacaattcttgaagttgttctttgagttctttcaattctactAGAGTCATTAGGTACtgtgcttttgagattggtgtagGATTGGGTactaaattaatctcaaattccacttcgCGGTCGGGGACTGTGCCAGGGAGTTATTCAGGAAAGACATCCGGAAACTCTTGTACTACTGGAATCTCTTCTAGTGCAAGTGTTGTTTCTTCCTTTACCTTGCTTAACATAGCCAGGTATTcttcttctccacttttcatggctttccaaATCTGTGAAGCAGACAATATGGATTTTTGTTTCTTGACTTTGACATAGTAAATGACTTCTTCTTGGTTTGGTGCCCGTAGTTTGACGTTATGCCTCTGCTAATGCATGATTCTTCGATATCCAATTCATTCCTAGAATGGCGTCGAATTCCACCATGTCTAGTTGAATCAATTCGGCTTGAAATAGATTCTCATTGATATAGATCTTACAATATATGTGCATCCTATGTGTTTCAATTGTCTTACTAGTGAGAGTTGTTACTCTAAAGGGTTCAACAAGTATCTCAGGTATAAGCCTTAATTTCTTAATGAACCTTTTAGATATGAGCGAATGAgtggcaccacaatcaaacaatACATAATCTGACATGTCATTGATTATAATgatacctgccacgacatcgttTGAGTCATGGGCCACTTCCTGAGTTATTGAAAACACACGAGCTTTAGGCTTATTTTCCTTCAGGTTGTTGAGGGTAGCGTCGGCATTTGACCCTATCCCCTTCTTATGTTCAGGACAATCAGCAATTATGTGTCCCAGCTTCCCACGAGTAAAGCATGGACCAGACTTTCTACGAAATTCCCCAGGATGGTGGCTATGGCAAATGGGACACCTCTTGGCCTCTTGATAGGTTGGACTGCACGAAGCTCCCATGAATGACCCACTGGACTGATTTGGTCTTTTGAATGATTGTTTCCCTTGAAAAGATTGCCCAGAAAGAGGTCGATTATTCTTTTTCTCGTCCTCCCAGCGTTTGATGTCTGTCTCGGCTCTTATTGCTGCGCCCATTAGATCAGCAAAGCTCGTGGGTTGGTAAACTGCTAAACCTAAGTGAATATGGCTACTCAAACCACGCTTGAACTGGTGCATCTTCAAGGTATCATCAGCCATAATAGTGGGGGAATAGGTctcaagagagttgaactttgAAGTATACTCCACCACAGACATATCCAAAGTTTGAGTGAAATTTTTAAATTCACTCTACTTCTGTAATCTCACTTCATCTGGGTAATACTATTTCAGGAATTCCTCACAAAATTGTTGCCATGTGATTGATCCATCTGCTACCATAGCTAATGAGACAGTCTTCCACCATTTGGATGTTCTTTCCTCTAAAAATGGTGTTACCACATCCACCTTGAACTCGTTGGGAATCTCGAGTAAGCGGAGTTGGGTCTCGATATTTTTGAGCCAACTTTGGGCAAATTCGGGGTCCGGGTCTCCTTTGAATGTTTGAGTTCGATTATTTCGTAGAGACTCATAGTGCTACTTGACCCCATGTGCTAGATGTCCTGGTGGTGGTCGATTGCCGTTGGCATTTGTTTTACCCAATTCTTAGATGGTGGTAGCCACTATTGTTGCTATGGCCATTAAGTCGGCTTGACTTAGGCCCGCtcttggtggtggtggtggaagtAGGTTCCCTTCATTGTTGTTATTCTGGTTGTTGTTGTGATTTCCGTACCGCGCGTTGCAATTGTTTTGTACCGGTCTTCCGTCCATGTCCTACAAGTGTACAAGCTTCTAAGACATTTTTTTGCTAACATATATATGAATTGATCATGAACTGAAATCGACCACTTATAAAaccaaataatatttttttttcaaatgaaaAGAGAAAGCAATACAAATCCAAGTTTTAGGAAgcacaaaagaagagaaaattcCTGAGAAAGCAAATGGATTATAATTCCTTATTACAAATAGTCATGACACAAAATCCTCAATCATCTAAAATCTCGCCATCTCATATTGCTTCATATTCCATCGGCTCTTCTATTGATTCTATTTCAGGTTCCAAGTCGATAAGGGCATCCTGAAGTTGTTGAACCTGACTCTGTAAGTGTTCATTATGCATAGTCAGATCTTGCACCGAATCTTGCAGTTCTTGAATGATCATTGCATTATGCTGATATCGTTGGACACCTATAAAAGAGGTATGCTCCAAGAGAACATTGAGATGAGCTTTATGTTCCTCCAGCTCGTGCTTTTATTTTTTCAGAGTGTGTAGAGTTGCAATCAGTTTCTCGTTGTCTTTCTGTTCTCGGGCAAGAGATGTTCGGAGGTCCTTAATGATGGTATCCTTGTCAGGGACGGGTATAACACTCATGTGAGTTGTGTTCCGAGTGCGAGGCATAGAAGAATTTGAATTCAtttcctgaaataaaaacaaatggaAAGGCTTAGAACAATAGAATAAGATGGCTAGCAACATTAACGAATAGTTTAGAGTATTTTGACATCTGGTAGGACTTCTCGAGAAAATTTCCAAGAATAGGAAGTTCTGAAATCTTTATAGGGAATTCAAGCTTCAAAGAATTCAGCATGCATAGCAATGAAGTTGGAAGATGTTatttatgtgctaaattatGAAGAAGAGGCCAAAACAAGACTGAACCCAAGAGCTCCGCACTAGCGCGGCCAAATTATACTGCCCAGCGCCCCAAATGTGGTCCAATGTCGTAGATTTCGAGAGCCCTCagcgctagggcggtcaaactaTACCACTCTATCGCCCCTTGCGCTGTCTAAAGTTGCAGATTCCAGAACCCTTCACACTAGGGAGGTCAAACTATACTGCCCCAGCGCCCCTTGCGCTGTCTAAAGTCTAATTAAGAGTCCTACGTTACTTGGTAACTAGATTTTTCTTTTGATatcttttctttttatttttaatatatgcaCGTCGGGAACATCCCGACCAGATTTTGGAccaacctggctctgatacgaCTAAAATATCACGCCCCAAAACCATGACGTGTTAtcggcgttgtttaacaatttaaaatcgTATAACAACAAGCCACACAGTACATCAAATAGCCGAAAGTCATTctattacataaatcaataatcttCTTTACAATACGATTAGAACGCAATGCGGAAGCGTAAAATACGATAATCTAATTAAATGTCAGAATAACAAGACTGATCTTGAATTGGATTGGCTTCATCACCATCCCCAAGAGTATTCTTGTTCTTTATCCTCGATTTGTTCCTCTTTCTTATCTGAGGTGGGAATGTAAGAGGTGAGTATTTGGGGAAATACCCAGTAAATGGGGTCGATCgtgcaaaataaatatcaaggtTACAGTTATACAGATACATTATCATGATTTCAATAATAAGCATGTGGAATTGAATATGAACATAATACAAACATATCACTGGAAATCATCTCATTTTCATGGTTTACTGATCAGTTGtctatatgttactcctctaaggggtgaggtcAAATAAACTATTATTATATTCCTACCCCATCATggtcaaaacatatcaaatatcgGAATTTCCTTGCCATTTCTAATTCGAATCATTAAagtttcaaatatttcaaacatgctttcaaatattataaCTAATATCCAACAACAACTTGTTCAATAATGTTCATAACAAATATGAACGAATATATAATACCGATCGAATTTCAAAAAACATACATAACATATTTTTAAGCAAATGTGAGCATACTTACGAAGAACAAGTATGTCGATATATATCAAGTAATACACTTATGAAATGCAAGGGTACGTAAGAGTATAACAAAAACCCACTTACGTTTCTCTTCTTTGGATTAAAACATGAGAAACTTGTGGGAGGAATTCCGCTCGATCTTGTACAAGTCTTGGTTGCTACAAATCTGAGGCACGTTGCTGGAACTTTGAACAAGTTGAAGGGATTTCGGATA
This is a stretch of genomic DNA from Primulina eburnea isolate SZY01 chromosome 11, ASM2296580v1, whole genome shotgun sequence. It encodes these proteins:
- the LOC140805544 gene encoding uncharacterized protein, translating into MSVVEYTSKFNSLETYSPTIMADDTLKMHQFKRGLSSHIHLGLAVYQPTSFADLMGAAIRAETDIKRWEDEKKNNRPLSGQSFQGKQSFKRPNQSSGSFMGASCSPTYQEAKRCPICHSHHPGEFRRKSGPCFTRGKLGHIIADCPEHKKGIGSNADATLNNLKENKPKARVFSITQEVAHDSNDVVAGIIIINDMSDYVLFDCGATHSLISKRFIKKLRLIPEILVEPFRVTTLTSKTIETHRMHIYCKIYINENLFQAELIQLDMVEFDAILGMNWISKNHALAEA